The Microcaecilia unicolor chromosome 6, aMicUni1.1, whole genome shotgun sequence genome includes a window with the following:
- the CDK9 gene encoding cyclin-dependent kinase 9 has translation MAKHYDAVEFPFCDEVSKYERLAKIGQGTFGEVFKAKHRQTGKKVALKKVLMENEKEGFPITALREIKILQLLKHENVVNLIEICRTKATQYNRYKGSIYLVFDFCEHDLAGLLSNAHVKFTLSEIKKVMQMLLNGLYYIHRNKILHRDMKAANVLITRDGVLKLADFGLARAFSLAKNSQPNRYTNRVVTLWYRPPELLLGERDYGPPIDLWGAGCIMAEMWTRSPIMQGNTEQHQLTLISQLCGSIIPEVWPNVDKYELYQKLELPKGQKRKVKDRLKAYVKDPYALDLIDKLLVLDPAQRTDSDDALNHDFFWTDPMPSDLKNMLSTHNQSMFEYLAPPRRRGGHIPQQSTNQSRNTAATNQTEFDRVF, from the exons ATGGCCAAACACTATGACGCAGTGGAGTTTCCTTTCTGCGACGAGGTGTCCAAGTACGAGAGGCTGGCGAAGATCGGGCAGGGCACTTTCGG GGAAGTGTTCAAAGCAAAACATCGTCAAACTGGCAAAAAGGTGGCATTGAAAAAAGTGCTGATGGAAAATGAAAAGGAAGGG TTTCCCATTACAGCTCTGAGGGAGATTAAAATCTTGCAGCTCCTAAAGCATGAAAATGTTGTGAACCTTATCGAGATTTGCCGGACAAAAG ccACACAGTATAATCGCTACAAGGGGAGCATTTACCTTGTGTTTGACTTCTGTGAGCATGACCTGGCTGGCCTGCTCAGCAACGCTCATGTCAAGTTCACGCTTTCTGAGATTAAAAAGGTGATGCAGATGCTGCTGAATGGGCTGTACTATATCCACAGGAATAAG ATCTTACATCGGGACATGAAAGCAGCCAATGTGCTCATCACACGAGATGGCGTTCTCAAACTTGCTGATTTTGGCTTGGCTCGAGCCTTCAGCCTCGCCAAGAATAGTCAGCCAAACCGCTACACTAATCGAGTGGTGACATTATGGTATCGTCCTCCTGAGTTGCTCCTAG GGGAGCGTGACTATGGACCTCCTATTGATCTGTGGGGTGCAGGCTGTATTATGGCAGAGATGTGGACTCGAAGTCCTATCATGCAGGGGAACACAGAGCAGCACCAGTTGACTCTCATCAGCCAGCTGTGTGGCTCAATCATACCTGAG GTGTGGCCAAATGTGGACAAGTATGAGCTGTATCAGAAGTTGGAGCTGCCAAAAGGACAGAAGCGGAAGGTCAAAGACCGGTTGAAGGCGTATGTCAAAGATCCTTATGCTCTGGACCTCATAGACAAACTTCTGGTGCTGGACCCAGCACAACGCACAGACAGCGATGATGCACTCAATCATGATTTCTTCTGGACTGACCCCATGCCTTCAGATTTGAAGAACATGCTATCCACCCATAACCAATCCATGTTTGAGTATCTGGCTCCACCCAGGAGGAGAGGTGGGCACATACCACAGCAATCAACCAATCAGAGCAGAAACACAGCAGCGACCAATCAGACAGAGTTTGACCGTGTGTTTTGA